Part of the Candidatus Binataceae bacterium genome, GAGCGGAAGTGCGCTAAACGATCATCAAGGCGGAAAGCGTGACGGCACCTCGGGCCGTACCCGCGACAATCACATCCGCTGGTCGTCAGGAGGCTCCCATGCACGTCGGCTACGGCGCGGTTTTTCAGAACCCCGGCAATGCTCTTTCCGATACTGAGGTTTGGCGGCACGAGGTGCGGCTGGCCGAGATGGCCGAGCCATTCGGCTTTGATTCGGTCTGGTCGATCGAGCATCACTTCGACGACTACACGATGTGCCCCGACCCGCTGCAATTCCTGAGTTACATGGCCGGCGCGACCAAGAAGGTGAAGCTCGGCTCGATGGTCGTGGTGCTGCCGTGGCACGATCCGATCCGCGTCGCCGAGCAGGTTTCCGTGCTTGACCCATCTGTC contains:
- a CDS encoding LLM class flavin-dependent oxidoreductase — protein: MHVGYGAVFQNPGNALSDTEVWRHEVRLAEMAEPFGFDSVWSIEHHFDDYTMCPDPLQFLSYMAGATKKVKLGSMVVVLPWHDPIRVAEQVSVLDPSVERPLYSRDWARAGEGLWG